In one window of Opitutales bacterium DNA:
- a CDS encoding rhomboid family intramembrane serine protease — protein MTAAQLLRRHWPVTLIILVCTVIHLVKVSPWMTEETVRATFLLIPKDVVDAWEHLRAGEIDGEVARVLFTTVTYSLFHGDSLHIALNMIFIWMFASLVLREMGAAWVFVIYLFTTITGALGQIILDPQSPIPMLGASGALLGFEGVYFLLAIRWRLPDPDVWPIAEPIPPERLLIFAAIGLVLDLSGIVGQVEGIAFGAHIGGFIGGALIGSIVSRRWCRDS, from the coding sequence ATGACAGCAGCGCAGCTCCTTCGTCGTCATTGGCCCGTAACTCTGATCATTTTAGTGTGCACTGTGATTCATTTAGTAAAGGTATCGCCATGGATGACCGAGGAGACAGTAAGAGCCACTTTTCTCCTCATTCCAAAGGATGTAGTAGACGCGTGGGAGCACCTGCGAGCTGGTGAAATTGACGGTGAAGTCGCTCGCGTATTGTTTACGACAGTTACGTATTCCCTATTCCACGGAGACAGCCTGCACATCGCACTGAACATGATATTCATCTGGATGTTTGCATCTCTGGTATTGCGCGAGATGGGAGCTGCTTGGGTGTTTGTCATCTATTTGTTTACAACAATCACAGGTGCCCTCGGTCAAATCATCCTCGACCCTCAATCACCCATTCCGATGCTCGGGGCTTCAGGAGCCTTGTTGGGGTTTGAAGGCGTCTATTTTCTTCTAGCTATACGCTGGCGTCTGCCAGACCCTGACGTTTGGCCCATCGCCGAACCGATTCCTCCAGAACGTCTGCTCATTTTTGCAGCTATCGGCCTGGTTCTCGATCTATCTGGTATTGTCGGTCAAGTAGAGGGAATCGCCTTCGGAGCACACATTGGGGGATTTATCGGGGGCGCACTCATCGGCTCGATAGTGAGTCGGCGATGGTGCCGAGATTCCTGA
- a CDS encoding sugar phosphate isomerase/epimerase, producing the protein MATFKYALNTSTIRECLSRAGEPLVLKQKIEITAAAGYDGIELWVRELDDHVRAGGSLSDVKGWLDAAVLEIVDLMGFFEWAVLDDERRKAGFEEAARNFAIAAELGCPFVAAPPFGIHNESDPTKRPDLKTIAHYFAELSSLAKKHDVTPLLEFWGISKQLGCLGEAICVGAESGVEDVRLLTDVFHIYKSSGHHNGMRLLDGKSLGLFHVNDYPANPPQASVVDAQRVMPGDGVAPLSAIFQTLKDTGFKGYLSLEIFNEAEWAKPAEDVAARGLRQMRSLAEAA; encoded by the coding sequence ATGGCTACCTTCAAATATGCTCTGAATACCTCTACTATCCGCGAATGTCTGAGCCGGGCGGGTGAACCTCTAGTGCTTAAACAAAAAATCGAAATTACCGCCGCTGCGGGTTATGATGGTATCGAGCTCTGGGTACGTGAGCTCGATGATCATGTGCGAGCGGGCGGTAGTCTTAGTGATGTCAAAGGATGGTTAGACGCAGCCGTGCTTGAGATTGTCGACCTTATGGGCTTTTTTGAGTGGGCCGTCTTAGACGATGAGCGCCGGAAAGCTGGTTTTGAGGAGGCCGCGCGTAATTTCGCCATAGCTGCGGAATTGGGGTGTCCATTTGTAGCCGCACCTCCGTTTGGGATCCATAATGAATCCGATCCCACAAAACGCCCTGACCTCAAAACGATAGCGCACTATTTCGCTGAATTATCCTCATTAGCGAAGAAACACGATGTGACACCGCTTCTTGAGTTTTGGGGCATATCCAAACAGCTTGGATGTCTTGGTGAGGCAATATGTGTCGGGGCAGAGAGTGGTGTCGAAGACGTGCGCCTGCTGACCGATGTGTTCCATATCTACAAATCAAGCGGGCATCACAACGGCATGCGCCTTTTGGACGGGAAGTCTCTCGGGCTCTTCCACGTAAATGATTATCCTGCAAATCCGCCTCAGGCATCGGTCGTCGATGCCCAGCGCGTCATGCCTGGCGACGGAGTAGCACCGCTCAGTGCCATCTTTCAGACTCTAAAAGATACTGGATTCAAAGGCTATTTGTCTCTGGAGATCTTCAACGAGGCAGAATGGGCCAAGCCAGCAGAAGACGTGGCCGCGCGCGGTCTACGCCAGATGAGGTCGCTGGCTGAGGCCGCGTGA
- a CDS encoding Gfo/Idh/MocA family oxidoreductase: MCLCGTLCGQLRTQHTHDQNRNNWCRSKRNGKRKKIALDARCSISAVADPVESAGRKFAETYPDVKVFTEIAPMLEEVDGVIISSPNWLHPEQAIQCAEAGKHVWIEKPMALTVADGEKMAAAINKAGVASMVGFSVRFEKTAQGIKRRFQAGDLGEWFSGASRRNCTLKSMDKGWRTDFTRSGGVMSELIIHELDWATDLFGFPKSIFCRKRASDRSASAHPKDNDHVWISLNYYDDRTVTIEGSQIAPIADYYKTVVGTEGSLHTRRWGQELYYQKKGEKDVLVENLEGMNKHSHWLDVIEGKCASVADVNYGLKITKLIDSALESAVSGLPVDLDL, encoded by the coding sequence ATGTGTCTATGTGGAACGCTTTGCGGACAGCTTAGAACTCAACATACTCATGATCAAAATCGGAATAATTGGTGCCGGTCCAAACGGAACGGGAAACGCAAAAAAATTGCCTTAGATGCACGGTGCAGCATCTCAGCTGTTGCCGATCCGGTTGAATCTGCTGGTAGAAAATTTGCCGAGACATATCCTGACGTGAAGGTGTTTACTGAGATCGCTCCCATGCTGGAAGAGGTTGATGGGGTGATCATTTCCTCACCAAACTGGCTGCATCCCGAGCAAGCGATCCAGTGTGCCGAAGCTGGAAAGCATGTTTGGATTGAGAAACCAATGGCGCTCACTGTAGCGGATGGAGAGAAAATGGCCGCTGCTATCAACAAAGCGGGTGTGGCTTCTATGGTCGGTTTTTCGGTTCGCTTCGAAAAGACTGCACAAGGGATCAAACGTCGATTTCAGGCTGGTGATTTGGGAGAATGGTTTAGTGGAGCCTCACGTCGAAACTGCACGTTGAAGAGTATGGACAAGGGGTGGCGTACGGATTTTACCCGGAGCGGCGGTGTCATGAGCGAGTTGATCATTCATGAGCTCGATTGGGCCACTGATTTGTTTGGCTTCCCCAAATCTATATTCTGCCGGAAACGCGCCAGCGACCGTAGTGCATCGGCTCATCCCAAGGACAACGATCACGTATGGATTTCTTTAAATTACTATGATGATCGAACCGTGACCATCGAAGGCTCACAGATCGCGCCGATTGCCGACTACTACAAAACGGTGGTGGGCACCGAAGGAAGTCTCCACACGCGTCGATGGGGGCAGGAGTTGTATTATCAGAAAAAGGGTGAAAAGGACGTGCTCGTTGAGAATCTTGAAGGCATGAATAAACACAGCCATTGGTTGGATGTTATCGAAGGCAAATGCGCATCTGTCGCTGATGTAAACTACGGCCTGAAGATCACGAAGCTGATCGACTCAGCTCTCGAGAGCGCCGTGTCTGGCTTACCTGTTGATCTCGATCTCTAA
- a CDS encoding DNA-binding protein, producing MITFGLDAGDLTKGWSETMVGGQSFAWHQVNPDSFTFEGIWSGRYVQLEVDARVGKLSCRGIGEADRLHFAEYLNLGDRHRFALDRLPWRSDPVLERAIATFRGLRILRQPVEEVLFCFLCSSAKSIIQIRQILNDVSKTYGREVIEGRFAFPGWPVLNEAGEKALRDLKLGYRARFVSAVAESADSTFFEQLKAADYLTSKAMLLSLPGIGEKIADCVCLFGLGHGEAFPVDTWIARAMGELYGLDGWSLAAIAQFGRAHFGADAGLAQQYIFSYARARLT from the coding sequence ATGATAACATTTGGCTTAGACGCAGGTGATCTAACAAAGGGCTGGAGCGAGACGATGGTCGGTGGCCAAAGCTTCGCTTGGCATCAGGTGAATCCAGATAGCTTTACGTTCGAAGGTATTTGGTCCGGTCGCTATGTGCAGCTCGAAGTCGACGCAAGGGTAGGGAAGCTGAGCTGTCGTGGGATTGGAGAAGCAGACCGTTTGCATTTTGCAGAATACCTGAATCTAGGAGATCGGCATCGATTCGCTTTGGATCGGCTTCCATGGCGCAGTGACCCGGTGCTAGAACGTGCCATAGCGACCTTTCGGGGTCTTCGGATTTTGCGTCAGCCGGTGGAGGAAGTGTTGTTTTGTTTTCTTTGTAGTTCAGCCAAGTCGATTATTCAGATCCGTCAGATCTTAAACGACGTCTCGAAGACCTATGGACGCGAGGTGATCGAAGGACGCTTTGCGTTTCCGGGGTGGCCGGTCCTCAATGAGGCAGGAGAAAAGGCCCTCCGGGACCTCAAGCTTGGGTATCGTGCTCGTTTCGTGTCAGCAGTCGCGGAGTCAGCGGATAGTACATTCTTCGAGCAGCTAAAGGCCGCCGACTACCTGACATCTAAAGCGATGCTTCTGTCCTTGCCTGGTATTGGTGAAAAGATCGCCGATTGTGTCTGTCTTTTTGGACTGGGGCACGGTGAGGCGTTCCCAGTCGATACGTGGATTGCGCGTGCCATGGGAGAACTCTATGGCCTAGATGGTTGGTCTCTGGCCGCGATTGCTCAGTTTGGCAGGGCCCACTTTGGTGCCGATGCAGGGCTGGCACAGCAATACATTTTTAGCTATGCCCGAGCGCGCTTGACCTAG
- a CDS encoding helix-turn-helix transcriptional regulator, protein MRYLREFIDIGLPKRVIINRPDPNELDGEREQRERFGIVAVPKGTWKFQTAEGKKEVGEGEIMISPPDAWHEEIGGTERTKLYFGIEPSSVYVHKTWHRDNQVKAHQIDWTYSPVSFGQVGYHLLMALAALDGEHRFQTTAKHVIFSVLVQLTKHLELAENGVGRNTKSYVSYRSILSFIYQHFSQPITREDVAQQLGLHPNHISRLFREHNPNLTFKEHITQLRMSRAARLIRRRVFSIDEICYACGYTDPAHFRKAFKKYHGVTPGQLG, encoded by the coding sequence TTGAGGTATCTTAGGGAGTTTATCGACATCGGCCTGCCCAAAAGGGTCATCATTAATCGGCCTGATCCCAATGAACTAGATGGAGAAAGGGAACAACGCGAACGTTTTGGCATAGTAGCCGTTCCAAAAGGCACATGGAAATTTCAAACAGCCGAGGGAAAAAAGGAAGTAGGAGAAGGCGAGATTATGATTTCCCCTCCGGACGCATGGCACGAAGAGATCGGCGGCACCGAGCGAACAAAGCTGTATTTTGGCATCGAGCCGAGCTCAGTGTATGTTCACAAAACCTGGCATAGAGACAACCAAGTCAAAGCTCATCAGATCGATTGGACATACTCTCCCGTCAGTTTTGGGCAAGTGGGCTACCACCTGCTGATGGCACTTGCCGCATTGGACGGAGAGCATCGCTTTCAGACCACAGCAAAGCATGTAATTTTTAGTGTTTTGGTTCAATTAACAAAACACCTCGAACTCGCTGAAAATGGCGTTGGGAGAAATACTAAATCTTACGTGAGTTACCGATCCATTCTGAGTTTTATCTACCAACATTTCTCCCAACCCATAACACGAGAAGACGTCGCTCAGCAACTCGGGCTTCACCCCAATCACATATCTCGACTCTTCCGTGAACATAATCCGAACCTCACTTTCAAAGAGCACATCACACAATTGCGTATGAGTCGTGCCGCGCGCCTCATACGTCGCAGAGTCTTTTCAATCGATGAGATCTGCTATGCCTGTGGCTATACCGACCCTGCTCATTTCCGCAAAGCATTCAAAAAATATCATGGCGTCACCCCAGGCCAGCTTGGGTGA
- a CDS encoding motility associated factor glycosyltransferase family protein, whose product MNKKIIDERFPVVSERLAAVVAASEATWSQGTLEIQFQGNPVHPYGQIDADQLVGMWVRRNEPIRDGYNFVTGFGDGSHIRAAMKMLSSVGRLFVYEPDLTLLKTVLSSVDVSYVLQDSRFLLGAGPLDQNCFAALKNEVFEAEGDWKYMPYTPTQHLNPVAYVEARDLFGKELFLRKNIYRNRSDFAESFHGTRITNLPYTLCAPDVSDFRGRFSDVTFVLVAAGPSLDESYGFLRAIQDRALIACGNSSIEALLKNGITPHIVVAVDFRNDTLLGFKNVDTDRTVLFCSSYVNSEVLPSFDGRTVAWASEGDPLDVARQRLGRSKGAQIAGEGTLTTSMIQIAAILGCQKICLVAQDLGYPESGQRHVSTGFYEERGDNNIDVVELDAVPGNTRDQVYQDGHMRLYQRAVENRLEALEGIEAINVSVLGARIRHATYKSFSDAEMWMSAPESTDLFDRLSEGLDKQPDLQDRKRLLGITQQPLKVYAQKILDQALGLAFSIEALPDTASKPHYANNREVKDCLARSEKINAYIAQHAADHGIIAEGRARPLLLEFAEIQKEVLSEVPHWDSLEKNLEFSWALAEGAYFILQTLQKMEAIADQMESESQVVAH is encoded by the coding sequence GTGAATAAAAAAATCATCGATGAGAGGTTCCCGGTCGTGTCTGAGCGACTTGCCGCCGTGGTCGCTGCATCTGAAGCAACCTGGTCCCAAGGAACATTGGAAATCCAATTTCAAGGAAATCCAGTCCATCCCTATGGTCAAATCGACGCCGATCAGCTGGTAGGGATGTGGGTGCGGCGTAATGAACCGATTCGAGATGGCTATAATTTCGTCACTGGTTTCGGAGATGGAAGTCATATTAGAGCTGCAATGAAAATGCTCTCAAGTGTGGGCCGCCTCTTTGTCTATGAGCCTGATCTAACTCTGCTCAAGACGGTCCTCTCTAGCGTGGATGTGTCGTATGTCTTACAAGATTCTAGGTTTTTGCTAGGCGCAGGACCACTAGATCAGAACTGTTTTGCAGCGTTAAAAAACGAGGTTTTTGAGGCTGAAGGTGATTGGAAGTATATGCCCTACACGCCAACACAGCATTTGAACCCCGTTGCTTATGTCGAAGCGCGCGATCTGTTTGGCAAAGAACTCTTTCTCAGAAAAAACATCTATCGCAACCGGAGCGATTTCGCAGAGAGTTTTCATGGGACCCGGATCACGAATCTACCCTATACCTTGTGCGCTCCAGATGTATCAGATTTTCGGGGAAGGTTTTCCGATGTAACCTTCGTTTTAGTGGCGGCGGGACCGTCGCTCGATGAGTCTTACGGCTTTCTGCGGGCTATACAGGACCGTGCTCTGATCGCGTGTGGAAACTCTTCCATCGAGGCTCTCTTGAAGAATGGTATTACTCCCCACATCGTCGTAGCGGTTGACTTCCGCAATGACACGCTACTCGGCTTTAAAAATGTTGATACCGATAGAACGGTTTTATTCTGTTCGTCCTATGTGAACTCAGAGGTGTTACCTTCCTTCGATGGCCGCACCGTTGCGTGGGCGAGTGAAGGAGATCCGCTGGATGTAGCGCGCCAGCGATTGGGTAGATCTAAGGGGGCACAAATCGCAGGTGAGGGTACACTGACGACGTCAATGATCCAAATCGCAGCGATTTTGGGATGCCAGAAAATCTGCCTTGTGGCTCAGGATCTAGGCTATCCGGAGAGCGGCCAAAGGCATGTTAGCACCGGTTTCTATGAGGAACGCGGCGACAATAATATTGATGTTGTTGAGCTCGACGCTGTTCCTGGAAATACCCGGGATCAGGTGTATCAAGACGGTCACATGCGGCTATACCAAAGGGCTGTGGAAAACCGATTAGAGGCGCTTGAGGGCATAGAAGCTATTAACGTTTCCGTTTTGGGTGCACGTATCCGTCACGCGACATATAAGAGTTTTTCAGATGCTGAAATGTGGATGTCGGCGCCAGAATCCACCGACCTATTCGATAGACTGTCGGAAGGACTGGATAAACAGCCTGACTTACAGGATCGAAAGCGACTTTTGGGCATAACGCAGCAGCCTCTAAAAGTTTATGCTCAGAAGATTTTAGACCAAGCTCTGGGGCTTGCCTTTTCCATCGAAGCCCTGCCTGATACAGCGTCGAAACCCCATTATGCCAATAATCGTGAGGTGAAGGATTGCCTGGCACGCAGTGAAAAGATCAATGCCTACATCGCACAGCATGCCGCCGATCACGGCATTATTGCTGAAGGTCGGGCGCGTCCACTCTTGCTTGAATTTGCTGAGATACAGAAGGAGGTTTTATCGGAGGTGCCGCACTGGGATTCACTCGAGAAAAACCTCGAGTTCAGTTGGGCCCTGGCGGAAGGAGCTTATTTTATCCTCCAAACGCTCCAAAAGATGGAGGCTATTGCAGACCAAATGGAGTCTGAGTCCCAGGTTGTTGCGCACTAA
- a CDS encoding amidohydrolase family protein — protein MSSYRIHNARLNSDRIVHLEITDERFSRISETPLQPRQDDLDAEGRLVIPAFVNAHLHVEKSFWRRELLQQPIEVQHLHRFDSSQYVKRAYTVENVAARIDDAVRLAIAHGTCALRVFVDVDAAAELRALEAALQIKEKYAAWIRLDVAAFPQDGVFNGKGTEDLMHAAMKAGADMIGGIPWIERSEAAQDAHIKLCFDLAEQYGCSLNFVVDDTEDPTSRTLEKIAASTIQRSMQGRVSGTQCNAIAFYDDAHAARVIRLVKEAEMAIINNAHVSLVTTQISRQPAPRGCTRLHELIQAGIPVCTAQDDIDDWYYPFGRNDLLEVAQYMAHIGQFAWPGESHKVLDMVTQIPANLLGLDYGISDGKPANLVILDAEDWHSALQYQVPKAAVILKGKIAAMSRLERDEFF, from the coding sequence ATGAGTAGCTATCGCATTCATAACGCTCGCCTGAATTCCGATCGTATCGTCCACCTCGAAATCACAGATGAACGATTTTCGCGCATCTCCGAGACACCCTTGCAACCACGACAAGACGACCTCGACGCCGAGGGTCGCCTGGTAATTCCCGCATTTGTTAATGCTCACCTGCATGTAGAGAAATCTTTCTGGCGTCGTGAGCTGCTACAACAGCCCATAGAGGTGCAACATCTCCATCGCTTCGACTCATCTCAATACGTGAAGCGTGCCTACACCGTTGAGAATGTTGCAGCACGCATCGATGACGCTGTTCGCCTAGCTATTGCTCACGGGACCTGTGCACTGCGCGTATTTGTTGATGTCGACGCAGCCGCTGAGCTGCGCGCTCTTGAAGCAGCATTGCAAATCAAGGAGAAATACGCCGCTTGGATTCGGCTCGATGTGGCTGCATTTCCACAAGATGGTGTCTTCAATGGCAAAGGTACTGAAGACCTTATGCACGCCGCGATGAAGGCTGGGGCCGACATGATAGGCGGCATCCCTTGGATCGAACGTTCTGAAGCGGCCCAGGATGCCCACATCAAGCTATGCTTTGATCTGGCTGAACAATATGGCTGTTCGCTCAATTTTGTAGTCGACGACACTGAGGATCCCACTTCTCGAACCCTTGAAAAGATAGCTGCATCGACGATCCAGCGCTCGATGCAAGGCCGCGTTTCGGGCACTCAGTGCAATGCAATCGCTTTTTATGATGATGCTCATGCAGCTCGCGTCATCCGCCTAGTGAAGGAGGCGGAGATGGCCATCATCAACAACGCCCATGTCTCACTGGTCACGACTCAAATTAGCCGTCAGCCCGCACCCCGCGGATGCACGCGCCTTCACGAGCTCATACAAGCAGGTATACCCGTCTGTACAGCCCAAGACGACATCGACGATTGGTACTATCCATTTGGACGTAACGATTTGTTAGAAGTCGCCCAATATATGGCACACATCGGCCAGTTTGCCTGGCCCGGCGAATCCCATAAGGTCCTCGACATGGTCACCCAAATCCCCGCAAACTTACTTGGGCTGGACTACGGGATCAGTGACGGCAAACCCGCAAATTTGGTAATCCTAGACGCCGAAGATTGGCACAGCGCACTCCAGTATCAGGTGCCGAAAGCGGCCGTCATCCTAAAAGGTAAAATCGCAGCAATGAGCCGTCTGGAGCGTGATGAGTTCTTTTAA
- a CDS encoding NUDIX domain-containing protein — protein sequence MVQPIRTAARAVIINDGKILLIKMQDRRGVFYILPGGGQRPGETLEQAVERECKEETGCEVTVGKLIYIREYIGRNHTFSKAHRRFHQLEAVFEAQITCNENFGVGCENDKKQVGLSWMPVSELPHIEFFPKHAREILKGGHAPSASLYLGDVN from the coding sequence ATGGTCCAGCCAATCCGCACAGCCGCACGCGCCGTCATTATCAACGACGGCAAAATCCTCCTCATAAAAATGCAAGACAGGCGGGGCGTGTTCTATATCTTACCCGGTGGTGGACAACGCCCCGGAGAGACCTTGGAACAAGCCGTTGAGCGTGAATGCAAGGAAGAAACCGGCTGTGAAGTAACGGTGGGCAAATTGATCTATATCCGCGAATACATCGGAAGAAATCACACCTTTTCCAAAGCTCATCGCCGCTTTCATCAACTCGAAGCCGTATTTGAAGCTCAGATTACCTGTAACGAGAATTTCGGCGTCGGATGCGAGAATGATAAAAAACAGGTCGGACTCTCATGGATGCCGGTAAGCGAGTTGCCCCACATAGAATTTTTTCCTAAGCACGCCCGCGAGATCTTGAAAGGCGGTCACGCCCCCAGCGCAAGTTTGTATCTCGGCGACGTTAATTAG
- a CDS encoding sugar phosphate isomerase/epimerase, with product MIKTSVNACQWNSYASWKGTEKDWKTFVREAAEAGYEGVELAGHPDKLGPADEVVDFVKSLGLEISAFGGGMTVDYHEPARERNLSELKYMEQLGVDTKMVCGGFLGPPRRTVIDAEYVEFAEQLAWLCDEAEQHGVSVAFHPHRGSIVETGDELEKVLSRVPKLRICVDIAHLEACHQDAMDFIERFSEKIIYTHIKDFHWGTKSFMEMGQGDSKLDPGACVKLLIEKGYQGWMVAELDRRWEKTEGMASPDPLTAAKVNREYLRAL from the coding sequence ATTATAAAGACATCAGTAAACGCCTGCCAATGGAATAGCTACGCAAGTTGGAAGGGGACAGAAAAGGATTGGAAAACTTTTGTCCGCGAAGCTGCAGAAGCCGGTTATGAAGGCGTCGAACTTGCTGGGCATCCAGACAAGCTTGGCCCAGCAGATGAAGTCGTCGACTTTGTTAAGTCCCTTGGGCTTGAGATTTCAGCCTTTGGAGGTGGTATGACGGTTGATTACCATGAGCCGGCTCGAGAGCGCAATCTTTCCGAACTGAAATATATGGAACAGCTTGGGGTAGATACAAAGATGGTATGCGGCGGTTTTTTGGGGCCGCCACGTCGCACGGTGATTGATGCTGAATATGTTGAATTTGCTGAGCAGCTTGCGTGGCTCTGTGACGAGGCTGAGCAGCACGGGGTGAGCGTAGCTTTCCATCCGCACCGCGGATCTATTGTCGAAACTGGCGACGAGTTAGAGAAGGTGTTGAGCCGCGTGCCCAAGTTGCGGATCTGCGTCGACATTGCGCATCTAGAAGCATGTCACCAAGACGCGATGGACTTTATCGAGCGTTTTTCAGAGAAAATCATCTACACGCACATCAAGGATTTCCATTGGGGCACGAAGTCTTTCATGGAAATGGGGCAGGGCGATTCAAAGCTCGATCCTGGAGCCTGTGTAAAGCTGTTGATTGAAAAAGGCTATCAAGGCTGGATGGTTGCTGAACTCGACCGTAGATGGGAGAAGACTGAGGGCATGGCTAGCCCCGACCCGTTGACGGCAGCAAAGGTGAATCGAGAGTATCTCCGGGCTCTGTAG
- a CDS encoding creatininase family protein — MERFLAHMTWPEVEAIDKSDALVILPMGATEQHGHHLPCYTDTLISSEVLARALDSLEDSAPAYRLSPITISKSNEHRGFPGTLCLSGRTFYDVLLDIARSVHESGFRKLCFFNGHGGNVGILHAVSRDIRDDFGMTTFVGSAGSYLEQDFPDWVDAREKQFGIHANHWETALVMALAPELVKMDKAKVDFPNYPETGIGLVGKGYAQWKTEDWSATGVFGDPTGVTPELAAEYLDRTLEATRKFIRDMVAFEYDRPEIRNQ, encoded by the coding sequence ATGGAACGCTTTCTTGCTCACATGACTTGGCCCGAAGTGGAGGCCATCGATAAATCCGATGCACTGGTGATTTTGCCAATGGGTGCGACAGAACAGCATGGCCATCACCTGCCCTGCTACACGGATACACTGATTAGTTCAGAGGTCCTAGCACGTGCGCTCGATTCTCTCGAAGACTCGGCGCCGGCCTATCGACTGTCGCCGATAACCATTTCTAAAAGCAACGAACACCGGGGCTTTCCCGGCACGCTATGCCTGAGTGGACGGACCTTCTATGATGTGCTTCTCGACATCGCTCGCAGCGTCCATGAGAGCGGGTTCCGCAAATTATGCTTTTTTAATGGACACGGAGGAAATGTGGGGATTCTTCACGCCGTGTCCCGCGATATCCGTGACGATTTTGGAATGACGACTTTTGTGGGCTCCGCTGGAAGCTACCTGGAACAAGATTTTCCAGATTGGGTCGATGCGCGCGAAAAACAATTTGGTATCCATGCAAACCATTGGGAAACAGCGCTGGTTATGGCTCTGGCTCCAGAATTGGTAAAAATGGACAAAGCTAAAGTGGATTTTCCGAATTACCCAGAAACAGGCATCGGACTAGTCGGCAAAGGTTATGCCCAATGGAAAACCGAAGACTGGTCCGCGACGGGAGTATTTGGCGATCCCACAGGGGTCACTCCAGAGCTCGCAGCTGAGTATCTAGACCGCACTCTGGAAGCGACGCGTAAGTTTATTCGCGATATGGTTGCCTTCGAGTATGACCGACCTGAAATCCGCAACCAATGA
- the moaD gene encoding molybdopterin converting factor subunit 1: MLITVSVRYFAQLREERGSGYEQLQIETQSVGSLYKQLAAEHHFRLQPNQLRMVVNEEFTSVETELQDGDEVVFIPPVAGG, translated from the coding sequence ATGCTAATTACTGTTTCCGTCCGCTATTTTGCCCAGCTACGCGAGGAGCGTGGGTCGGGGTATGAGCAATTGCAGATTGAGACACAGTCTGTCGGTTCTCTATACAAACAGCTTGCGGCAGAACATCATTTCCGCCTTCAGCCCAATCAGCTGCGTATGGTCGTTAACGAAGAGTTCACCAGCGTCGAGACGGAGCTACAAGACGGTGATGAAGTTGTGTTTATACCCCCGGTAGCAGGGGGATAG
- a CDS encoding phytanoyl-CoA dioxygenase family protein yields the protein MENHHIKRKAEQEFEIKPKELSEFREQGYIAINQLLTKNEISDARRAIKDIVTRYATEPNVAELRSLSADRKRASYKKVDGRTHIQFESGYQPDPSDLDTLELKVRKLMWFESEAPVFQEILTQSHPAMKILEALLGQGSKLFQSMALIKPPLIGSEKPWHQDNAYFAVTPLDAIIGIWIALDDATVDNGCMHVIPGGHRKGAFKHHHAKDCEIEKTLLPTAQSKPIELAAGGALFFYGMLPHETPANRSQNRRRALQFHFHAAHAKKVDSSSYDKVFADAEGNPASCEAARLAGI from the coding sequence ATGGAAAATCATCACATAAAGCGCAAAGCAGAACAAGAATTTGAAATTAAGCCCAAAGAATTATCTGAATTCAGAGAACAAGGATACATCGCGATTAATCAACTTCTTACAAAGAATGAGATCTCCGATGCAAGGCGGGCCATCAAGGATATTGTCACTAGATATGCCACCGAACCTAATGTTGCAGAGTTGAGATCTCTATCTGCCGATCGTAAGCGAGCCTCTTACAAAAAAGTAGACGGCAGGACACACATTCAATTTGAGTCAGGCTACCAGCCTGATCCATCGGACCTTGATACTTTAGAACTCAAAGTAAGAAAACTGATGTGGTTTGAATCGGAGGCCCCTGTCTTTCAAGAGATTTTAACTCAAAGTCATCCGGCCATGAAAATCCTTGAAGCCTTACTCGGACAGGGTTCGAAATTGTTTCAATCTATGGCCTTAATCAAACCGCCTTTAATCGGTAGCGAAAAACCCTGGCACCAAGACAATGCCTATTTTGCTGTCACACCACTAGATGCAATTATCGGCATATGGATAGCTCTAGACGATGCTACGGTAGACAATGGTTGCATGCATGTGATCCCAGGAGGACATCGTAAAGGAGCATTTAAGCATCATCACGCCAAAGACTGCGAAATTGAAAAAACTCTCCTGCCAACAGCCCAATCAAAACCCATCGAATTGGCAGCTGGCGGTGCCCTGTTTTTCTACGGCATGCTTCCCCACGAGACGCCAGCCAATAGGAGCCAAAATCGACGACGTGCCCTACAATTTCATTTCCATGCAGCTCATGCCAAAAAGGTAGACAGTTCCTCATACGATAAAGTTTTCGCAGACGCTGAAGGGAATCCAGCGTCCTGTGAGGCGGCCCGGCTCGCGGGAATATAG